The Geothrix sp. DNA segment TTCCTGCCTCTGCCTCTGATTGGATCACATGGATCTGTGTTCCCATTACAAGGGTTTCCTGAGAACATTAGAAATCTAATTCCAATATTTTAAATAATATTTAATCCCTGGGTAATGACGGTAATGGGTAATGCCTTGCAGATTACCCGGCTTACTGACCGGACCCAGCATTACCCAGTACCAACGACATCAGTCCTGGTCGGATCTCTCTGGACCATTCGTAGCTCTGGGTATCATGACCAACTGGACCGGCGGACCCCGGTCCAGTGAGACCTCCTCTGAGTGATTCTCCTACGAAGGGCGGGATCTAGTCAGGCCTCAGACGTGGTTTCCTGGATTCCGGCCTGCAACGCCTCAAGACGCGCCTTGATCTGACGCTTACCCATGCCCCGGACCTCGGCAATCGCCTTCAGTTGATTGGCTCGGGGGCGAGTCTTCTCAGCCTCCCAGTGGTAGATGGTCTGAGCAGCCACCCCGATTAGAAGTCCCAGGTCTGCGGCTGAGAGGCCAAGCTTCTTCCGCATGGAGGCGAACCGCTTTGGGCTGAAGCGAAGTTGCTTCCCCTCGGAGGGCTGGAACTCCTCGCCTTTGGCCCTCGCAGCGGCCTTGATGCTACGCATTGACTGGCGTTCAAGCTGCTCGACATGGCGCTTCAGAGCGGCGATCTCAGTGCGCTGCTTGGCGGAGGCATTCTTCAGCGACTCGATCTCGCTTTTGATTTCTTTGCGGGCGAGTCGCATGATTTCGGATTTAAGGATTGAAGCGATGTTGGGCATTTAGGCGCCTTTGCAAACATGGGAAATGAAAAATCCATCACTTCGTGTGGGTCTATCTCGTCAATTGCAAATTATGTGTGCCAGACCAATTTTGATTAGATCACTTTATTCAGCTCGGTGCCTCCAAGATCCGGTACGAGAAGAATCGTTAGACGAGGAGCCCCGAATTTGGCTCGATGGTTACGAATTCCAAGAGGGGGAAATTTTTGCAGCTTAATCTTGACAATAGAAAACACATAGGTCATTTATATTTGGATTCCACCTTGACACCAATCTCTCTGGGGCTTCTATGTCGCGCCAATTTCTTCTATCGATGCTAATCGCCCTGTCGTTGGGGGGAGGCAGCCTGAAAGCTCAGAGCTACCAGACTTCCTTCTCAGACGTGAAATTCGACCGAGCAAAAGGACCGGCCACGATTCACGCAGGTCTGGAGGTCGATGCCGCAACGGGTGCCGCAAGTATGAACATTCCGTTCGGCCCAGGGATCGGTGAGAGAGGCTTGAAATTTACGCCAACTCTATCAATGCGGATTGGACCCCAGATGGGCATCAGTTCTGCTGAGGAAAACATTATTGTCGTACCGGCGGCCTTCTCGAACGCCGCCATTTGGGGCCTCACAACAATCGAAACGTTGTACCAGCGTAGCTTTGGATCGGCATCGTTTTCTCCTGGAACGCTAACGCTAGGCACCATGGTGAGTACTTTTGACCGAAAGCCAACAACTTACAGCCTACCCAATGGTGGTGGTGGACGAGTGCTGGGGCAAGTCCCAGCAGGTATTGACTCAACTAATATCAACACTTTGCTGAGAAAATTTGGATTTAGTGCTACAGACACCGTCGGTTTCCTTCCGGGAAGGACCGATCGTCCTAGCAAAGCAGCGTTCATCCAGATGGGATCGGACAGCAGTCTAATTGTTGGCCTTCGGGTGGACGGTCCATCAACTGCTCTCACCGATGAAGTCCGAGACGATATTCAGCAGTATCCAACCTCCAACCTGTATCAATGGGATTTCCCCCGGCGGGTGGCGGTCATTCATGGGGAAGTGGCCTACGAATTCCATTATGTGCGTCATACCTACATGACCAGGCATATTCCATACCTGACCATTTCTGAAAAGACACAACTCTACAGTGGCCACTACGTCATCACGAAGATTCGCAACAAACTTGGGGAGTCGATTGACTTTAGCTACGATTCCGATGGAAGTGGCTACACTGCGACCTGGAGTGTAAATCCCTCTGTGAAGATCCGTGTTCAAGCAGTGGGGTCGGTGGCGGTTTCGAGTCAGCCCAGCTTGAACAATAGCAACTTTCCATTGGCTAGTGCCACTCGTATTCGAGTGTCCTATCAAGGGATTAGCCAACCGGTATCGACTTTCCTGCTGGACTTTTCTGATCCGACACTTGGGACTGCCCCGACGCTCTTTGGTCCCGGCGGACCGGATAGCGCAGCGGCGAATAGTCCGAATGGGATTATCGATTGGGATTGGCAGGGCTATGGTGCAGCACTCGAATCCATGCAGCCGCTTCGGATTTATAAGGAGGCAACGCTTGAGGAAATCCGATTCACCTGGGGAGTGGGCCCCACCTTTTCCTGGGACAACTGGTTATCCCTTACGAGGGGCCCAACCGTCCTATCGAGTGTCGCGTTCCCAACTCGAGATGTCACTCTAACCTGGGAGCCCTATCGTTATCGAGCCAACTACAACCCAGAGGGGTGGGGTGGTGTTGCCTCAAGTTCTCTGCCTGGCCGCCCAGCGGTGGCCTATGGGGTCATTCAGACGCTTGATTCCGGTGGGCCTCTTTCCCGCCAAACCACGCATCATCGAGTTGTTCCTATGTCGAATTGGAACAATCTGCCAGTAGGACAGACTATTGCTGATCAATGGACTGATACCACTTTCTATGATGCCGTCACACAGCCTGATGGATCTGTGAGTGTCCACCGATTCGTTTCACCACCCTCAATCAATGCCCTGACTGGTGCGGATGGGATGCAGAATCTAGCATTCATCAAGACCCTGGAGCGAGAAGTTCGTTACTACCAACCGGGTGCTGATTGGCAGTCTGACCTCGCCGTGACCACTCCCGCGTCCAGTTCTGCCTACAAGTGGGTCGTGAAGGACCGATTTGATGTTCGGACGCCTGGGTCTACCAATGGCGGTCTCGGCAACCAGTCAGTTCCCTATCCCACCCGAACTCGCACCTGGGAAAAAGAGAATCAGATCCTCACCATTCAGGAGAGTTCTGGGTGGGATGAGGCTGCCTTTGGTTGGAAGGCCAGCCACACAACCACTTCAATCGTAGCCAACCCCAATTTGGCAATGGATTACCTCAGCCTAGCCCAGGCTGGTCAGGCTTACTCCCCCTATCCAGCACCACTGGGGGTCTATCGAAAAACCGAAAAGACCTTTGAACCAAACATCGCTGATTGGATTATCTCCCGGGAAAAATCAGAACAATCCACCACCGTCGAAGACAACACTGGGTTCCTGGCCAGCGGGGGGACCCTACCGGACG contains these protein-coding regions:
- a CDS encoding helix-turn-helix domain-containing protein, coding for MPNIASILKSEIMRLARKEIKSEIESLKNASAKQRTEIAALKRHVEQLERQSMRSIKAAARAKGEEFQPSEGKQLRFSPKRFASMRKKLGLSAADLGLLIGVAAQTIYHWEAEKTRPRANQLKAIAEVRGMGKRQIKARLEALQAGIQETTSEA